The Microbacterium sp. Nx66 genome contains a region encoding:
- a CDS encoding alpha/beta hydrolase, producing the protein MKTRSLPRLRRSAALIAGLAAASVALSGCLYAMIPEQSSKPAVEKTPDTEGVAEDLLPYYSQELDWTECGQGFDCTTVTAPLDWEDPSVGEIELAVVRHRAEGEAVGSLLTNPGGPGSSGVDLIQGSLDYAVGPALIENYDVIGFDPRGVGASTAVTCYDAKEMDDYLYGIPAAPRGTPEWESELLDSARAFGEACDANSQGILPYITTVNAARDMDLLRAVLGDKELNYLGYSYGTFLGATYAKLYPEKAGRLVLDGAIDPSVPGLDVGATQAFGFESALRAYMQNCLDSGSCPFSGTVDEAMADLGALLASADRTPLKNGDGRLMGADALMTAIIAALYSEDSWEILTQALDEALQGDPSTAFRLADFYNGRENGTYIDNSTEAFRAYNCMDYPVEDDPAAEAATEKKIAEGAPTIAPYWSGPDPCEVWPYPPTGTREKITAEGAGPIVVVGTTNDPATPYEWSESLADQLSEGVLITRVGEGHTGYNKGNVCVDDAVEAFLLEDVVPEDGLRCE; encoded by the coding sequence GTGAAGACTCGATCCCTGCCCCGCCTCCGTCGCTCCGCGGCGCTCATCGCCGGTCTTGCCGCCGCCTCGGTCGCGCTCTCCGGGTGCCTCTACGCCATGATCCCGGAGCAGTCCTCGAAGCCGGCCGTGGAGAAGACCCCGGACACCGAGGGCGTCGCCGAAGATCTCCTGCCTTACTACTCCCAGGAGCTGGACTGGACCGAGTGCGGCCAGGGCTTCGACTGCACCACCGTCACCGCCCCGCTCGACTGGGAGGACCCGAGCGTGGGAGAGATCGAGCTCGCCGTGGTGCGGCACCGCGCCGAGGGCGAGGCTGTCGGCTCGCTGCTCACGAACCCCGGAGGACCCGGTTCCAGCGGCGTCGACCTCATCCAGGGCAGCTTGGACTACGCGGTCGGCCCGGCGCTCATCGAGAACTACGACGTGATCGGCTTCGACCCCCGCGGTGTCGGGGCCTCCACCGCCGTCACCTGCTACGACGCGAAGGAGATGGACGACTACCTCTACGGCATCCCCGCCGCGCCGCGGGGCACCCCGGAGTGGGAGTCCGAGCTGCTCGACTCCGCTCGCGCCTTCGGAGAGGCGTGCGACGCGAACAGCCAGGGGATCCTGCCGTACATCACCACGGTCAACGCCGCCCGCGACATGGACCTCCTCCGCGCCGTCCTCGGCGACAAGGAGCTCAACTACCTCGGGTACTCGTACGGCACGTTCCTCGGCGCGACCTACGCCAAGCTCTACCCGGAGAAGGCCGGACGGCTCGTGCTCGACGGGGCGATCGACCCCTCCGTCCCCGGTCTCGACGTCGGCGCCACGCAGGCATTCGGCTTCGAGTCGGCACTGCGGGCCTACATGCAGAACTGCCTCGACTCCGGCTCCTGCCCCTTCAGCGGGACGGTCGACGAGGCGATGGCCGATCTCGGCGCCCTGCTCGCGAGCGCGGACCGCACGCCGTTGAAGAACGGCGACGGCCGGCTCATGGGCGCCGACGCCCTGATGACGGCGATCATCGCGGCGCTGTACTCGGAGGACAGCTGGGAGATCCTGACCCAGGCCCTGGACGAGGCGCTGCAGGGCGACCCGTCGACGGCCTTCCGCCTCGCCGACTTCTACAACGGTCGGGAGAACGGCACCTACATCGACAACTCGACCGAGGCCTTCCGTGCGTACAACTGCATGGACTACCCGGTCGAGGACGACCCTGCGGCCGAGGCGGCCACTGAGAAGAAGATCGCGGAGGGGGCGCCGACCATCGCTCCGTACTGGTCGGGACCCGACCCGTGCGAGGTGTGGCCGTATCCGCCCACCGGCACCCGCGAGAAGATCACCGCGGAAGGCGCGGGTCCCATCGTCGTCGTCGGCACCACCAACGATCCCGCGACCCCGTACGAGTGGTCGGAGTCGCTCGCCGACCAGCTCTCCGAGGGCGTCCTCATCACCCGTGTGGGCGAGGGACACACCGGCTACAACAAGGGCAACGTCTGCGTGGATGACGCGGTGGAGGCCTTCCTGCTGGAAGACGTGGTGCCGGAGGACGGCCTGCGCTGCGAGTGA